In Bacteroidota bacterium, one DNA window encodes the following:
- a CDS encoding helix-turn-helix transcriptional regulator, with protein MGVHIGEKIRQRAKELRMGPTELGKLVHTSKQNIAGIYKRKSIDAELLRKLSHALNYNFFEYYSPSVVITYANEEQAAHRKSSGTKYGKKKNSKKKNNLDLATELHAIRQLLDVIFKKLENPLQ; from the coding sequence ATGGGCGTACACATTGGAGAAAAAATACGGCAGCGAGCCAAAGAGCTGCGCATGGGGCCTACTGAGTTGGGCAAATTAGTTCACACCTCCAAACAAAACATTGCCGGTATTTACAAACGAAAATCTATTGATGCCGAATTACTTAGAAAACTATCGCATGCACTTAATTATAATTTCTTTGAATACTACTCTCCGTCTGTTGTTATAACCTATGCCAATGAAGAACAAGCTGCGCATAGAAAATCTTCGGGAACAAAATACGGCAAGAAGAAAAACAGCAAAAAGAAAAACAACCTCGATTTAGCAACAGAGCTGCACGCTATACGCCAACTACTTGATGTTATTTTTAAAAAACTAGAGAATCCTTTGCAGTAG
- a CDS encoding thioredoxin domain-containing protein: MLKNNKANSLINETSPYLLQHAYNPVNWYAWTESALTKAVVENKLILISIGYSSCHWCHVMERECFEDEQVAKLMNEHFVCIKVDREERPDIDQVYMAAVQLMSGQGGWPLNCFALPDQRPVYGGTYFPKAKWMQVLSTLVDIYKTEPGKMYEYAERLTDGIIKTDSVVRIEQTEGFDISILKACMDNWSVRFDEEFGGPAKAPKFPLPNNYIFLMRLATLNKYKISSNIASSSPNAIDSPKLLEHVFLTLDKMAMGGIYDQLGGGFARYSTDMEWKVPHFEKMLYDNAQLLSLYAEAFQCTKKELYKEVIEQTILFLTTEMKSAEGLFYSALDADSEGVEGKYYVWTKKELENVLGENYLLFADYFNVNELGCWEHDNYILLRNAELVDFAARQNLSVAQVQEKIENAKKKLQQERNKRTKPGLDDKCLTSWNALLLKGFVDSYFALQNEHYLHNALQIAALIERSVKMPDGGLFHSYKNGSATIEGFLEDYAFVVEGYIALYEATGNEEWVEKANSYVSYCFDNFFDSASGMFYFTSIKSKALIARKYEVSDNVIPASSSSIAKSLFYLGNLLDNEYYRTVSLKMLNNTIPLLKEYGSGYSNWGILLLQQIFPLYEIAIVGNDAKKNILEFSKKYIPNKMFITSSSVQTKIPLLKDKLEAKENTIYVCTNKTCKYPTHTVDEALRQIHN, translated from the coding sequence ATGTTAAAGAATAATAAAGCCAATTCGCTCATAAATGAAACAAGTCCATATTTGTTGCAGCATGCATATAACCCGGTAAACTGGTACGCTTGGACAGAAAGTGCGCTTACAAAAGCTGTTGTGGAGAATAAATTGATACTTATTAGTATTGGCTATTCGTCTTGTCATTGGTGCCATGTGATGGAGCGTGAGTGCTTTGAGGACGAACAGGTGGCTAAACTAATGAACGAACATTTTGTGTGTATAAAAGTAGATAGAGAGGAGCGTCCGGACATAGACCAAGTATATATGGCGGCTGTTCAGTTGATGAGTGGACAAGGAGGTTGGCCTCTTAATTGTTTTGCATTGCCCGATCAAAGACCTGTATATGGCGGAACTTATTTTCCTAAGGCAAAGTGGATGCAAGTATTATCTACGTTGGTGGACATCTATAAAACAGAGCCCGGTAAAATGTATGAATATGCAGAACGCTTAACAGATGGTATAATCAAAACAGATAGCGTTGTACGGATTGAACAAACAGAAGGATTTGATATATCTATTTTGAAAGCCTGTATGGATAATTGGAGCGTAAGATTTGATGAGGAGTTTGGTGGACCGGCAAAAGCACCCAAATTTCCGTTGCCCAATAATTACATTTTTTTAATGCGTTTGGCAACTCTAAACAAGTATAAAATATCATCCAATATTGCTTCTTCTAGCCCTAATGCAATTGATTCGCCCAAATTACTAGAGCACGTTTTTTTGACACTGGATAAAATGGCAATGGGCGGCATTTACGATCAACTTGGAGGTGGGTTTGCGCGCTATTCAACGGATATGGAATGGAAAGTGCCACATTTTGAAAAAATGTTGTATGATAATGCACAGTTATTATCGTTGTATGCAGAGGCTTTTCAGTGCACTAAGAAAGAACTGTACAAAGAAGTAATTGAGCAGACTATTTTGTTTTTGACAACAGAAATGAAGTCGGCAGAAGGATTATTTTATAGCGCATTGGATGCAGATAGCGAAGGCGTGGAAGGAAAATATTATGTGTGGACTAAAAAAGAGCTTGAAAATGTATTGGGGGAAAATTATTTATTGTTTGCAGATTATTTTAATGTAAATGAATTGGGCTGTTGGGAGCACGATAATTATATTTTGCTAAGAAATGCTGAGTTAGTAGATTTTGCGGCACGGCAAAATTTGTCGGTAGCACAAGTGCAAGAAAAAATAGAAAATGCCAAGAAAAAATTGCAGCAGGAAAGAAATAAGCGTACAAAGCCCGGATTGGACGATAAATGCTTAACCAGTTGGAATGCGCTGCTACTGAAAGGTTTTGTAGATTCTTATTTTGCCCTGCAGAATGAACACTATTTGCACAATGCTTTGCAAATAGCAGCGCTGATAGAGCGTAGTGTAAAGATGCCAGATGGTGGATTATTTCATTCCTACAAAAACGGGAGCGCAACTATAGAGGGTTTTTTAGAGGATTATGCATTTGTGGTGGAAGGATATATTGCATTGTACGAGGCCACCGGAAATGAAGAGTGGGTAGAGAAAGCAAACAGTTATGTTTCGTATTGTTTCGATAATTTTTTCGATTCTGCTTCCGGAATGTTTTATTTTACTTCCATTAAATCGAAAGCATTAATTGCCCGTAAATATGAAGTGTCTGACAATGTTATTCCTGCATCAAGCTCTTCCATTGCGAAATCATTGTTTTATTTAGGCAATTTACTAGACAATGAATATTACCGCACTGTAAGTTTGAAAATGCTAAACAATACAATCCCTTTATTAAAGGAATATGGCTCCGGATATAGCAATTGGGGCATCTTGTTGTTGCAACAAATTTTTCCGTTGTATGAAATTGCAATTGTGGGGAATGATGCAAAAAAAAATATTCTGGAGTTTTCTAAAAAATATATACCCAACAAAATGTTTATAACTAGTAGTAGTGTACAAACAAAAATTCCTTTATTAAAAGATAAATTAGAGGCAAAAGAAAACACCATATATGTTTGTACCAATAAAACATGTAAATATCCTACACATACTGTTGATGAAGCGCTTAGGCAAATCCACAATTAA
- the typA gene encoding translational GTPase TypA has product MQSIRNIAIIAHVDHGKTTLVDKILLLGKLFRENQEMGELILDNNDLERERGITILAKNVSVTYKGVKINIIDTPGHADFGGEVERVLNMADGVILLVDAFEGPMPQTRFVLQKALQKGLKAIVVVNKVDKPNCRPDETQENVWELFFNLDATEDQLDFPTVYGSSKHNWMGPDWKTPTTDITYLLDTILAKIPPAPMHEGTLQMQITSLDFSTFVGRIAIGRVYRGLVKENMPVSLVKRDGKIIKSRIKELFVFQGLAKQKVQEVKAGDICAVTGIEGFEIGDTLADFENPEALPPIDIDEPTMSMLFTINNSPFFGKEGKFVTSRHLRDRLFKELEKNLAMRLVETDSPDSYMVFGRGILHLSILIETMRREGYEIQVGQPQVIIKHIDGVKHEPVEILYVDTPQETSGKVIEFVSQRKGEMVVMTPKADWVHLEFNIPSRGLIGLRNNILTATAGEAVMNHRFKAFEPWKGPIPSRIAGVLISGETGTAVAYSIDKLQDRGKFFVEPTEEVYAGQVIGENIRQDDLVINITKGKKLTNMRASGSDEKMSIAPKINFSLEEAMEYIQSDEYVEITPKSIRLRKIHLDENERKRQQKKVEA; this is encoded by the coding sequence ATGCAAAGTATCAGAAATATTGCCATTATTGCGCACGTTGACCACGGTAAAACAACACTAGTAGATAAGATATTATTACTAGGAAAACTATTTAGAGAAAATCAAGAAATGGGCGAGCTAATCCTTGACAACAATGATTTAGAGCGCGAAAGAGGAATTACCATTCTAGCGAAGAACGTTTCTGTTACATACAAAGGTGTAAAAATAAACATTATCGACACTCCGGGCCATGCCGACTTTGGTGGAGAAGTAGAGCGTGTATTAAACATGGCTGATGGCGTAATCCTATTAGTTGATGCGTTCGAGGGACCAATGCCTCAAACACGTTTTGTATTGCAAAAGGCACTTCAAAAAGGATTAAAAGCAATTGTGGTTGTAAATAAAGTAGACAAACCAAATTGTCGTCCGGATGAAACACAAGAAAATGTTTGGGAATTGTTTTTCAACTTAGATGCAACGGAAGATCAACTTGACTTTCCTACCGTATATGGCTCTTCCAAGCACAATTGGATGGGACCTGACTGGAAAACCCCAACCACAGACATTACTTATTTATTAGATACTATTCTTGCAAAAATACCACCTGCGCCTATGCATGAAGGTACTTTGCAGATGCAAATTACATCGTTAGACTTCTCCACATTTGTTGGCAGGATTGCCATAGGACGTGTGTATAGAGGATTAGTAAAGGAAAATATGCCGGTATCACTCGTAAAACGAGATGGTAAAATAATAAAATCAAGAATTAAAGAACTTTTTGTTTTTCAAGGTTTGGCAAAGCAAAAAGTACAAGAAGTTAAAGCTGGCGATATTTGTGCAGTTACTGGAATTGAAGGTTTTGAAATTGGCGATACACTTGCCGATTTTGAAAATCCGGAAGCATTACCTCCAATTGATATTGATGAGCCTACTATGAGTATGCTCTTTACAATTAACAATTCTCCATTTTTCGGTAAAGAAGGTAAGTTTGTTACTTCACGCCATTTGAGAGATAGACTATTCAAAGAGTTAGAAAAAAATCTTGCCATGAGATTGGTAGAAACTGACTCTCCAGATTCTTACATGGTTTTCGGACGAGGTATTCTGCACTTGTCTATCCTAATTGAAACAATGAGAAGAGAAGGCTACGAAATTCAAGTAGGGCAACCACAAGTAATTATCAAACACATAGACGGTGTTAAACATGAGCCGGTAGAAATTTTATACGTAGATACCCCACAAGAAACATCCGGTAAGGTAATTGAATTTGTAAGTCAGCGAAAAGGCGAAATGGTTGTAATGACACCAAAAGCAGACTGGGTACATTTAGAGTTTAACATTCCATCTCGTGGATTAATAGGTTTAAGAAACAATATTTTGACAGCTACTGCAGGAGAAGCGGTAATGAACCATAGATTTAAAGCTTTCGAACCTTGGAAAGGTCCAATTCCATCAAGAATTGCAGGTGTGCTAATATCTGGAGAAACTGGCACGGCAGTTGCATACTCCATAGATAAATTGCAAGACAGAGGTAAGTTTTTTGTAGAACCTACAGAGGAAGTATACGCTGGACAAGTTATTGGAGAAAACATTCGCCAAGACGATTTAGTAATTAATATTACTAAAGGGAAAAAACTAACAAATATGCGTGCTTCAGGCAGCGATGAAAAAATGAGTATCGCCCCTAAAATTAATTTTTCGTTGGAAGAAGCTATGGAATATATACAATCTGATGAGTATGTAGAAATAACACCGAAATCAATTCGTTTAAGAAAAATCCACTTAGATGAAAACGAACGAAAACGCCAACAAAAGAAAGTTGAAGCCTAA
- a CDS encoding NADH-quinone oxidoreductase subunit A, giving the protein MHTSQAFIDYVPIVITLIIALGFVGLTMFATHALGPKLKGKKKLDTFECGIELQGNARIPFSIKYFIVAILFVLFDVEVIFMYPWAVNFKELMSEGGPAIFFEMLLFIAFFLIGFTYIIKKGALKWE; this is encoded by the coding sequence ATGCACACGTCTCAAGCATTTATTGATTATGTTCCAATTGTAATAACATTAATTATTGCACTAGGCTTTGTTGGACTTACTATGTTTGCAACACACGCCCTTGGACCAAAATTAAAAGGCAAAAAAAAACTCGACACATTTGAGTGTGGTATTGAGTTGCAGGGCAATGCGCGCATTCCATTTTCTATAAAATATTTTATAGTCGCAATTCTTTTTGTGTTGTTTGATGTGGAAGTAATATTTATGTATCCATGGGCAGTTAATTTTAAGGAGTTAATGTCAGAAGGCGGACCTGCAATTTTTTTCGAAATGCTTTTATTCATTGCATTTTTCTTGATTGGCTTTACCTACATTATCAAGAAGGGGGCGCTAAAATGGGAGTAA
- a CDS encoding NADH-quinone oxidoreductase subunit B, with product MSKIHIAEKPDGHEGAGFFATSLDKAVGLARKNSIWPLPFATSCCGIEFMALMASHYDLGRFGSERLSFSPRQADLLMVMGTIAKKMAPVLRQVYEQMAEPKWVLSMGACASSGGIFDTYSVLQGIDKVIPVDVYVPGCPPRPEQVIDGIMQIQNMVGNESLRRRNSPEYAHLLAKYGM from the coding sequence ATGAGCAAAATACACATAGCTGAAAAACCCGATGGACACGAAGGTGCAGGGTTCTTTGCCACATCGCTTGATAAAGCCGTTGGCTTAGCACGAAAAAATTCTATTTGGCCACTGCCATTTGCTACCTCTTGCTGCGGCATTGAGTTTATGGCATTAATGGCATCGCATTACGATTTAGGAAGATTTGGTTCCGAGCGACTTTCGTTTTCTCCTCGTCAAGCAGATTTACTAATGGTAATGGGAACCATCGCAAAAAAAATGGCTCCTGTTTTAAGGCAAGTTTATGAACAAATGGCAGAACCTAAGTGGGTTCTATCAATGGGTGCTTGTGCTTCAAGTGGTGGAATATTCGACACCTATAGTGTTTTACAAGGTATTGATAAAGTTATACCAGTAGATGTATATGTTCCAGGCTGCCCTCCAAGACCGGAGCAGGTTATTGATGGAATAATGCAAATCCAAAATATGGTTGGCAACGAAAGTTTGAGAAGAAGAAATTCTCCTGAATACGCTCATTTGCTTGCTAAATACGGCATGTAA
- a CDS encoding NADH-quinone oxidoreductase subunit C encodes MTTTDTTLLTTIHEKLKTQFGDAIISAEQHYDFPVFVVSREKAHDILQFLKENADTQFQFLTTMCTLHFPDNEGQEFGIMYQLHNMPKNWRIRIKTFFSKNDTSIPTVTDLFPTANWMERQEYDFFGIQFKGHPDLRRILNMDEMNYHPMRKEYALEDDTRTDKNDKMFGR; translated from the coding sequence ATGACTACAACCGATACAACACTTTTAACAACAATACACGAAAAATTAAAAACGCAATTTGGCGATGCAATTATTTCGGCTGAACAGCACTACGATTTTCCGGTGTTTGTTGTTTCAAGAGAAAAAGCTCACGACATATTGCAGTTTTTAAAAGAGAATGCAGATACGCAATTCCAGTTTTTAACTACCATGTGCACATTGCACTTTCCAGATAACGAGGGACAAGAATTTGGCATAATGTATCAATTGCATAATATGCCTAAAAACTGGCGTATTCGCATAAAAACATTTTTCTCAAAGAACGACACTTCTATTCCTACTGTAACAGATTTGTTTCCTACAGCCAACTGGATGGAGCGTCAGGAGTACGATTTTTTTGGCATCCAATTTAAAGGGCATCCTGATTTGAGAAGAATATTAAATATGGATGAGATGAATTATCATCCAATGCGTAAAGAATATGCACTAGAAGACGATACCCGCACCGATAAGAACGACAAGATGTTTGGACGATAA
- a CDS encoding NADH-quinone oxidoreductase subunit D, with amino-acid sequence MITDKEIKEKDYSILNLGPTHPATHGIFQNVLKMDGEIIMEAEPTVGYIHRAFEKLAERRPYNQITPITDRLNYCSSPINNMGWHMTVEKLAGIEIPKRVQYLRVIIMELARIADHLVCNSVIGVDTGAMTGFLYVFQEREKIYEIYEEICGARLTTNVGRIGGLERDFSETCWKKLEKFMNELPGVLKEFENLLMRNRIFMDRTIGCGPIAAERALQYGFTGPNLRAAGVDYDVRVMNPYSSYEEFDFIIPVGTNGDTYDRFMVRQQEMWESLSIMKQAIEKVKQIKDKVYHADVPDFYLPPKEVVYSSMEALIYHFKIVMGETVIPKGEVYHAVEGGNGELGFYLISDGGRTPYRLHFRRPCFIYYQAYPEMIKGSMLSDAILTMSSMNVIAGELDA; translated from the coding sequence ATGATTACCGACAAAGAAATAAAAGAAAAAGATTACTCGATACTTAACCTTGGTCCCACGCATCCAGCTACACATGGTATTTTTCAAAATGTATTGAAAATGGATGGTGAGATTATAATGGAAGCAGAACCTACAGTTGGCTATATTCACAGGGCGTTTGAAAAGCTTGCAGAGCGCAGACCATATAATCAAATAACTCCAATTACTGATAGGTTGAACTATTGTTCTTCACCTATAAATAACATGGGGTGGCACATGACGGTTGAAAAGCTTGCAGGAATTGAGATTCCGAAGCGTGTGCAATATTTACGTGTAATAATTATGGAATTGGCGCGTATTGCAGATCATTTAGTTTGTAACAGTGTAATTGGTGTAGATACAGGTGCAATGACAGGTTTCTTATATGTGTTTCAAGAGCGTGAGAAAATTTATGAGATATATGAAGAAATATGCGGAGCTCGATTAACTACTAATGTTGGGCGTATAGGAGGATTGGAAAGAGATTTTTCTGAAACCTGTTGGAAGAAATTAGAGAAATTCATGAATGAGTTACCTGGTGTTTTAAAAGAATTTGAAAATCTTTTGATGCGAAACAGGATATTTATGGATCGTACAATTGGTTGTGGGCCAATTGCTGCTGAACGCGCATTGCAGTATGGTTTTACAGGTCCTAATCTTCGTGCAGCAGGAGTCGACTATGATGTGCGCGTAATGAATCCATATTCATCGTATGAAGAATTTGATTTTATAATTCCAGTAGGAACAAATGGAGATACATACGATAGATTTATGGTGCGCCAACAAGAAATGTGGGAGAGCTTAAGCATCATGAAGCAAGCAATTGAAAAAGTGAAGCAAATAAAAGATAAAGTATATCACGCGGATGTTCCTGATTTTTATTTGCCACCCAAAGAGGTGGTTTATAGCAGCATGGAGGCGTTAATATATCACTTTAAAATTGTTATGGGAGAAACCGTAATTCCTAAAGGTGAGGTGTATCATGCAGTAGAAGGCGGCAATGGTGAATTAGGATTTTATCTAATCAGCGATGGCGGCAGAACCCCGTACCGCTTGCATTTCAGAAGACCTTGTTTTATTTATTACCAAGCGTATCCTGAAATGATTAAAGGAAGTATGCTAAGTGATGCTATCCTAACTATGAGTAGTATGAATGTGATTGCGGGGGAATTGGATGCGTAA
- the nuoE gene encoding NADH-quinone oxidoreductase subunit NuoE, giving the protein MEIKFSSEALELVNKIIKRYPEGKQKSALLPVLHIAQAEFGGWLSSQTMDYVASLLKIQPVEVYEVASFYSMFNLKPVGKCLIEVCRTGPCWLLGAEDLVKYLEKKLNIKEGQTTADGMFTLKTVECLAACGTAPVVQIGEKYHENITFEKMDGILNECRATVTEPVSHWAKDKIKA; this is encoded by the coding sequence ATGGAAATAAAATTTTCAAGCGAAGCCTTAGAATTGGTAAACAAAATAATTAAACGCTATCCAGAAGGGAAGCAAAAATCCGCGCTACTGCCGGTGTTGCATATTGCACAAGCAGAGTTTGGAGGTTGGCTGAGTTCACAAACAATGGATTACGTAGCGAGCTTATTAAAAATTCAACCGGTTGAGGTGTATGAAGTAGCGAGCTTTTACAGTATGTTTAATTTAAAACCTGTAGGAAAATGTTTAATAGAAGTCTGCAGGACTGGTCCTTGTTGGTTGTTAGGTGCCGAAGATTTAGTGAAGTATTTAGAGAAAAAATTAAACATAAAAGAAGGACAAACTACTGCTGATGGGATGTTTACATTGAAAACGGTTGAATGTCTTGCAGCGTGCGGAACAGCGCCTGTTGTGCAAATTGGAGAGAAATACCATGAGAATATAACATTTGAAAAAATGGATGGTATCTTAAATGAATGTCGTGCAACAGTAACAGAACCGGTATCCCATTGGGCAAAGGATAAAATAAAGGCGTAG
- the nuoF gene encoding NADH-quinone oxidoreductase subunit NuoF, with protein sequence MGKQLLLENINTQGIDTLPVYKQHGGYQALEKVLKMKPEEVVAEVQKSGLRGRGGAGFPTGMKWSFIAKPPGVPRHLVCNADESEPGTFKDRFLMQHKPHLLVEGMIISSFALGANTSYIYIRGEMLYVFHILEKAIQEAYDAGYLGKNILGSGFDLDLYVHPGGGAYICGEETALIESLEGKRGNPRIKPPFPAIAGVWGRPTVVNNVETISAVVPIINMGGDEYAKIGVGKSTGTKLISACGHINKPGVYEIELGVPVEEFIYSEAYCGGIKNGKKLKAVVAGGSSVPILPTELILKTAKGEPRLMTYESLSDGGFQTGTMLGSGGFIVMDETTSVVKNLWNFTRFYHHESCGQCSPCREGTGWMEKILHKIVEGHGTIADIDLLWDIQSKIEGKTICPLGEAASWPVASAIRHFRAEFEDYVNNPSKIKDVKHYFNTHNLQATEA encoded by the coding sequence ATGGGCAAACAACTTTTGTTAGAAAATATAAATACACAGGGCATAGATACACTTCCTGTTTATAAGCAACATGGCGGATATCAAGCATTGGAAAAGGTTTTAAAAATGAAACCCGAAGAAGTAGTTGCTGAGGTGCAAAAATCAGGTTTAAGAGGTCGTGGTGGAGCCGGTTTCCCGACTGGCATGAAATGGAGTTTTATTGCAAAGCCTCCGGGAGTGCCAAGACACTTGGTTTGTAATGCAGACGAAAGTGAACCTGGAACATTTAAGGATAGGTTTTTAATGCAACACAAGCCTCATTTATTGGTGGAGGGTATGATTATTTCAAGTTTTGCTCTAGGTGCGAATACTTCTTATATATACATACGAGGCGAAATGTTGTATGTATTTCATATTCTGGAAAAAGCTATACAAGAGGCTTACGATGCGGGCTATCTTGGTAAAAATATTTTAGGAAGCGGTTTCGATTTAGATTTGTATGTTCATCCAGGTGGTGGAGCTTACATTTGTGGTGAAGAGACTGCATTGATAGAATCATTGGAAGGCAAACGAGGCAATCCTAGAATAAAACCTCCTTTCCCTGCTATTGCAGGTGTTTGGGGAAGACCAACTGTAGTGAATAATGTAGAAACAATTTCTGCTGTTGTACCCATTATAAATATGGGAGGCGATGAATACGCTAAAATTGGAGTTGGGAAAAGTACAGGAACAAAGTTGATTTCTGCTTGTGGACATATTAATAAGCCCGGAGTATACGAAATAGAGTTAGGTGTACCTGTAGAAGAATTTATTTATTCGGAAGCCTACTGTGGAGGAATAAAAAATGGAAAAAAATTAAAAGCCGTTGTTGCCGGAGGTTCTTCTGTTCCTATACTTCCAACGGAATTAATTTTGAAAACTGCTAAAGGTGAGCCGCGCCTAATGACATACGAAAGTTTGAGTGATGGAGGTTTTCAAACTGGCACCATGCTTGGCTCCGGAGGTTTTATTGTGATGGATGAAACAACAAGTGTTGTGAAAAATTTATGGAATTTTACTCGTTTCTACCATCACGAAAGTTGTGGGCAATGCTCTCCTTGTCGTGAAGGAACCGGATGGATGGAGAAAATCTTACATAAGATAGTTGAGGGGCATGGTACAATAGCAGATATAGATTTACTTTGGGATATACAAAGCAAGATAGAAGGTAAAACCATCTGTCCTCTAGGAGAAGCTGCATCATGGCCTGTGGCTAGTGCTATTCGTCACTTCAGAGCAGAGTTTGAAGATTATGTAAATAATCCATCTAAAATTAAAGATGTAAAGCATTATTTCAATACGCATAACCTGCAAGCAACAGAAGCATAG